A single window of Eucalyptus grandis isolate ANBG69807.140 chromosome 1, ASM1654582v1, whole genome shotgun sequence DNA harbors:
- the LOC120290899 gene encoding ricin B-like lectin R40G3, producing MEFPYGHHAHGHHHKHDGDDNDEESRRNLPYPPPGATLPPYVYGQPPPPPPPSNVYHTSHSPPPSAYPSPYPPPPQMFPQGSTEYSAYPYPPHVAHGGGALASYFAYKLTYNVFCKANPNYSLAIRDSKLVLAPSDSSDPYQKWYKDEKFSTRVKDEEGSPCFSLVNKATGEAIKHSVGASHPVQLAPYNPEQLDASVLWTESKDLGDGYRAVRMVNNVHLNLDAFHGDQLSGGVHDGTTIVLWQWNNGDNQNWKITTH from the exons ATGGAGTTCCCATATGGTCATCACGCTCACGGACACCACCACAAACACGACGGCGACGACAACGACGAGGAGTCCCGAAGAAACCTGCCCTACCCGCCACCCGGAGCCACCCTCCCGCCCTACGTCTACGGCCagcctccccctcctcctccgccgtccAACGTGTACCACACCTCGCACTCGCCTCCCCCGTCCGCTTACCCCTCCCCCTACCCTCCACCGCCTCAGATGTTTCCTCAAGGATCAACCGAGTACTCTGCTTACCCGTACCCGCCGCACGTGGCTCACGGCGGTGGAGCTCTGGCCTCTTACTTCGCCTACAAGCTCACTTACAACGTTTTCTGCAAGGCCAACCCCAATTATTCTCTCGCTATCAGGGACTCAAAACTCGTTCTTGCACCCTCCGATTCCAGTGATCCTTATCAA AAGTGGTACAAGGATGAGAAGTTCAGCACCAGAGTCAAGGATGAAGAGGGTTCTCCCTGCTTTTCTCTGGTCAACAAGGCCACTGGTGAGGCCATCAAGCACTCTGTTGGAGCCTCTCACCCG GTGCAGCTGGCACCCTATAATCCAGAGCAGCTTGATGCATCTGTTCTGTGGACGGAGAGCAAGGACCTTGGCGATGGTTACAGAGCCGTAAGGATGGTTAACAATGTTCACCTGAATTTGGATGCTTTTCATGGTGACCAATTATCCGGCGGCGTTCATGATGGCACAACTATTGTGCTCTGGCAGTGGAACAACGGAGATAATCAGAATTGGAAGATCACTACGCATT AA